A portion of the Mycobacterium paraseoulense genome contains these proteins:
- the trpS gene encoding tryptophan--tRNA ligase, with the protein MSTATGSRRIFSGVQPTSDSLHLGNALGAITQWVALQDDHDPFFCVVDLHAITIPQDPEALRRRTLVTAAQYLALGIDPARSTIFVQSHVPAHSQLAWVLGCFTGFGQASRMTQFKDKSARQGGDSTTVGLFTYPVLQAADVLAYDAELVPVGEDQRQHLELARDVAQRFNSRFPDTFVVPDLLIPKVTAKIYDLQDPTSKMSKSAATDAGLINLLDDPAASAKKIRSAVTDSEREIRFDTDAKPGVSNLLSIQSAVTGAGIDKLVDGYAGRGYGDLKKDTAEAVVEFVSPIKARVDELLADPAELEAILAAGAQRAEDVAGKTVRRVYDRLGFLPQRG; encoded by the coding sequence ATGAGCACCGCTACCGGATCCCGCCGGATCTTCTCCGGCGTGCAGCCCACCTCCGATTCGCTCCACCTCGGGAACGCGTTGGGTGCCATCACCCAGTGGGTGGCGCTGCAGGACGACCACGACCCCTTCTTCTGCGTGGTCGACCTGCACGCCATCACCATCCCCCAGGACCCCGAGGCGCTGCGGCGCCGGACCCTGGTCACCGCCGCCCAATACCTGGCGCTGGGCATCGACCCCGCCCGCAGCACCATCTTCGTGCAGAGCCACGTGCCCGCCCACTCCCAGCTGGCCTGGGTGCTGGGCTGCTTCACCGGCTTCGGGCAGGCCTCCCGGATGACGCAGTTCAAAGACAAGTCGGCCCGCCAGGGCGGTGACTCCACCACCGTGGGCCTGTTCACCTACCCGGTGTTGCAGGCCGCCGACGTCCTGGCCTACGACGCCGAGCTGGTGCCGGTGGGCGAGGACCAGCGCCAGCACCTCGAGCTGGCGCGCGACGTGGCGCAGCGGTTCAACAGCCGGTTTCCCGACACGTTCGTGGTTCCCGACCTCCTCATCCCGAAGGTCACCGCCAAGATCTACGACCTGCAGGATCCGACGTCGAAGATGAGCAAGTCGGCGGCCACCGATGCCGGCTTGATCAACCTGCTCGACGACCCGGCCGCGTCGGCCAAGAAGATCCGCTCGGCGGTCACCGACAGCGAGCGCGAGATCCGCTTCGACACCGACGCCAAGCCGGGCGTGTCCAACCTGCTGAGCATCCAGTCCGCGGTCACCGGTGCCGGCATCGACAAGCTCGTGGACGGTTACGCCGGGCGGGGTTACGGCGACCTGAAGAAGGACACCGCCGAGGCGGTGGTCGAGTTCGTCAGCCCGATCAAGGCCCGCGTCGACGAATTGTTGGCCGACCCGGCCGAATTGGAGGCGATACTCGCGGCCGGGGCGCAGCGGGCCGAGGACGTCGCCGGCAAGACCGTCCGGCGGGTCTACGATCGGCTGGGTTTCCTTCCGCAGCGGGGATGA
- a CDS encoding bifunctional o-acetylhomoserine/o-acetylserine sulfhydrylase — MSPDNSTTSNDDADPTAQWSFETKQVHAGQQPDPATHARALPIYQTTSYTFDDTSHAAALFGLEIPGNIYTRIGNPTTDVVEQRVAALEGGVAALFLSSGQAAETFAILNLACAGDHIVSSPRLYGGTYNLFHYSLAKLGIDVSFIDDPDDLDSWQAAVRPNTKAFFAETISNPQIDVLDIPGVAGVAHANGIPLIVDNTIATPYLIQPFSHGADIVVHSATKYLGGHGSAIAGVIVDGGTFDWTQGRFPGFTTPDPSYHGVVFAELGAPAYALKARVQLLRDLGSAASPFNAFLVAQGIETLSLRVERHVANAQRVAEFLEGHDGVLSVNYAGLPSSPWHERAKKLAPKGTGAVLSFELAGGVEAGKAFVNALKLHSHVANIGDVRSLVIHPASTTHAQLSPAEQLSTGVSPGLVRLAVGIEGIEDILADLELGFAAARKFRADAQTSGADPQAVAAF, encoded by the coding sequence GTGAGCCCCGACAACAGCACCACCAGCAACGACGACGCCGACCCGACCGCGCAATGGTCCTTTGAGACCAAGCAGGTACACGCCGGCCAGCAACCGGACCCGGCGACCCACGCCCGCGCCCTGCCGATCTACCAGACCACGTCCTACACCTTCGACGACACCTCGCACGCCGCGGCCCTGTTCGGGCTGGAGATTCCGGGCAACATCTACACCCGGATCGGCAACCCCACCACCGATGTCGTCGAGCAGCGCGTGGCCGCGCTCGAGGGCGGCGTGGCCGCGCTGTTCCTGAGCTCGGGTCAGGCCGCTGAGACCTTCGCCATATTGAACCTCGCGTGTGCCGGGGATCACATCGTGTCCAGCCCGCGGCTCTACGGCGGCACCTACAACCTGTTCCACTACTCGCTGGCCAAGCTCGGCATCGACGTGAGCTTCATCGACGATCCGGACGACCTGGACTCCTGGCAGGCCGCGGTGCGACCCAACACCAAGGCGTTCTTCGCCGAGACCATCTCGAACCCGCAGATCGACGTGCTGGACATCCCCGGGGTGGCCGGCGTCGCCCACGCCAACGGGATACCGCTGATCGTCGACAACACCATCGCCACGCCCTACCTGATCCAGCCGTTCTCCCACGGCGCCGACATCGTGGTGCACTCCGCCACCAAGTACCTGGGTGGGCACGGTTCCGCGATCGCCGGGGTCATCGTCGACGGCGGCACCTTCGACTGGACGCAGGGCCGCTTCCCAGGGTTCACCACGCCCGACCCCAGCTACCACGGGGTGGTGTTCGCCGAGCTCGGAGCGCCGGCGTACGCGCTCAAGGCGCGCGTGCAGCTGCTGCGCGACCTCGGCTCCGCCGCCTCGCCGTTCAACGCGTTCCTGGTGGCCCAGGGCATCGAGACGCTGAGCCTGCGCGTCGAGCGCCACGTCGCCAACGCGCAACGGGTCGCCGAGTTCCTCGAGGGACACGACGGCGTCCTGTCGGTCAACTACGCGGGGCTGCCCAGCTCGCCGTGGCACGAGCGGGCGAAGAAGCTGGCGCCCAAGGGAACCGGCGCGGTGCTCTCATTCGAGCTGGCCGGGGGCGTAGAGGCCGGCAAGGCGTTCGTCAACGCGCTGAAACTGCACAGCCACGTCGCCAACATCGGCGACGTGCGCTCCCTGGTGATCCACCCGGCGTCGACCACCCACGCCCAGCTCAGCCCGGCCGAGCAGCTGAGCACCGGCGTCAGCCCGGGCCTGGTGCGGTTGGCCGTCGGGATCGAGGGCATCGAGGACATCCTGGCCGACCTGGAACTTGGCTTCGCCGCGGCGCGCAAGTTCCGGGCGGACGCGCAGACGTCGGGCGCCGACCCGCAAGCAGTGGCGGCGTTCTAG
- the yhjD gene encoding inner membrane protein YhjD, whose amino-acid sequence MNEPGKAGILDRLRDRHGWLDHVIRAYQRFDDRNGGFFAAGLTYYTIFALFPLLMVGFAAFGFVLVRRPELLKTIDAHIRAQVTGALGDQLRHLINSAIDARTSVGIIGLATALWAGLGWISHLRQALTEMWWDERIESPGFVHNKLSDLLALMGTFAVTMATVALTTLSHDAPLAAALKWLGVPKLSVLDWLFGLLAIVISTAVSWLLFAWMIARLPREKVSVADSARAALMAAIGFEAFKQVGSIYLRVVLRSPAGATFGPVLGLMVFAYVTAYLVLFCTAWAATASGRPRTRHVPPPAPAVIAPRVQLDEGISTRQTLTAAAMGALGALALSRFTRRLR is encoded by the coding sequence ATGAACGAGCCGGGCAAGGCGGGCATCCTCGACCGGCTGCGGGACCGGCACGGGTGGCTCGACCATGTCATCCGTGCCTACCAGCGCTTCGACGACCGCAACGGCGGGTTCTTCGCGGCCGGCCTCACCTATTACACGATCTTCGCGCTATTCCCTTTGCTGATGGTCGGTTTCGCGGCCTTCGGGTTCGTCCTCGTCCGGCGCCCGGAGCTGCTGAAGACGATCGACGCGCACATCCGGGCCCAGGTGACCGGCGCCCTGGGGGATCAGCTGCGGCACTTGATCAACTCGGCGATCGACGCGCGGACGTCGGTGGGCATCATCGGCCTGGCGACCGCGCTCTGGGCGGGCCTGGGCTGGATATCGCACTTGCGCCAGGCGCTGACGGAGATGTGGTGGGACGAGCGCATCGAGTCGCCGGGCTTCGTGCACAACAAGCTCTCCGACCTGCTGGCCCTGATGGGGACGTTCGCGGTGACCATGGCCACCGTCGCCCTCACCACCCTCAGTCATGACGCGCCCCTCGCCGCGGCGCTGAAATGGCTTGGCGTTCCGAAACTTTCGGTGCTGGACTGGCTCTTCGGGCTGCTGGCGATCGTCATCTCGACGGCGGTGTCGTGGTTGTTGTTCGCCTGGATGATCGCCCGGCTGCCCCGCGAGAAGGTCAGCGTCGCCGATTCGGCGCGGGCCGCGCTGATGGCGGCGATCGGGTTCGAAGCGTTCAAACAGGTCGGCTCAATCTATCTGCGGGTGGTGCTGCGCAGTCCCGCCGGCGCCACCTTCGGCCCGGTGCTGGGCCTGATGGTGTTCGCCTACGTCACCGCGTATCTCGTGCTCTTCTGCACGGCGTGGGCGGCGACGGCATCCGGTCGCCCGCGCACCCGCCACGTCCCGCCTCCCGCGCCGGCGGTCATCGCCCCCCGCGTGCAACTGGACGAGGGGATCAGCACGCGGCAGACATTGACCGCGGCGGCGATGGGAGCCCTTGGGGCGCTGGCACTTTCCCGGTTCACCCGGCGGCTTCGTTAG
- the nagA gene encoding N-acetylglucosamine-6-phosphate deacetylase has protein sequence MPVIAAGTMVLDGQVRRPGWLETDGGRILACGRGAPPRPADADFPDGTVVPGFVDMHVHGGGGASYTDADGITAAAEFHRRRGTTTTLASLVTAPPAELLAGVRALADATRRGVVAGVHLEGPWLSRARCGAHDPAQMREPDPAEIDAVLDAGAGTIRMVTLAPELPGADDAIRRFRDAGVVVAVGHTDATYEQTEHAVALGATVGTHLFNAMPPLHHREPGPALALLRHPGVTVEVIADGVHVHPAVVRAVIETAGPDRVAVITDAIAAAGRDDGAFRLGAVAVDVVSGVARVRGTPTIAGSTATMDRIFRAVYAGAGLAVAAQTTSATPARALGLERVGSLRAGYNANLVVLDGDLGVVTIMVAGRWQGSANEAAG, from the coding sequence GTGCCAGTGATCGCCGCGGGCACGATGGTGCTCGACGGGCAGGTCCGCCGGCCGGGCTGGCTGGAGACGGACGGCGGGCGGATCCTGGCCTGCGGCCGGGGCGCTCCGCCCCGCCCGGCCGACGCGGACTTCCCCGACGGCACGGTGGTGCCCGGCTTCGTCGACATGCACGTACACGGGGGCGGCGGGGCGTCCTACACCGACGCCGACGGGATCACCGCGGCGGCGGAATTCCACCGGCGGCGCGGCACCACGACGACCCTCGCCAGCTTGGTGACCGCCCCGCCGGCCGAGCTGCTGGCCGGGGTGCGCGCGCTCGCCGACGCCACCCGGCGAGGCGTCGTCGCGGGCGTCCACCTGGAGGGGCCGTGGCTGAGCCGGGCCCGCTGCGGCGCGCACGACCCCGCCCAGATGCGCGAGCCGGACCCCGCCGAAATCGACGCCGTACTCGACGCCGGCGCCGGCACGATCCGGATGGTCACCCTGGCCCCCGAGCTGCCCGGGGCCGACGATGCGATCCGGCGTTTTCGTGACGCCGGAGTCGTTGTGGCGGTGGGGCATACGGACGCCACCTACGAGCAGACCGAGCACGCCGTCGCGCTGGGCGCCACGGTCGGCACCCACCTGTTCAACGCCATGCCGCCGCTGCATCATCGCGAGCCCGGGCCGGCGCTCGCCCTGCTGCGCCACCCTGGCGTCACCGTGGAGGTCATCGCCGACGGCGTGCACGTGCACCCGGCCGTCGTGCGCGCGGTGATCGAGACCGCGGGCCCCGACCGCGTCGCCGTAATCACCGACGCCATCGCCGCGGCCGGCCGCGACGACGGGGCGTTTCGCCTCGGCGCTGTCGCCGTCGACGTCGTGTCCGGTGTGGCGCGGGTGCGCGGGACGCCGACGATCGCGGGCAGCACCGCCACCATGGACCGCATCTTTCGCGCCGTGTACGCGGGCGCGGGGCTGGCCGTCGCGGCGCAGACCACCTCGGCGACGCCGGCGCGGGCGCTGGGCCTCGAGCGGGTGGGCAGCCTGCGCGCCGGGTATAACGCGAATCTCGTTGTGCTGGACGGCGATTTGGGAGTCGTCACCATCATGGTGGCAGGCCGTTGGCAGGGTTCGGCTAACGAAGCCGCCGGGTGA
- a CDS encoding class I SAM-dependent methyltransferase: MTRSRHDRSLSFGSAAAAYERGRPSYPPEAIDWLLPRGARQVLDLGAGTGKLTTRLVERGLDVVAVDPIPDMLEVLRTSLPETRALLGTAEGIPLPDNSVDVVLVAQAWHWVDPERAIPEVARVLRPGGRLGLVWNTRDERLGWVRELGEIIGSDGDRDRFDVALSDAFTQPERHQVEWTNYLTPQALIDLVASRSYCITSPTEVRTRTLDQVRELLATHPALANSTGLALPYVTVCIRATLAG; encoded by the coding sequence GTGACCCGTTCTCGCCACGACCGCTCCCTGTCGTTCGGTTCGGCGGCGGCGGCCTATGAGCGGGGACGTCCCTCCTACCCACCGGAGGCCATCGACTGGCTGTTGCCGCGCGGCGCGCGGCAGGTGTTGGACCTGGGTGCGGGCACCGGCAAGCTCACCACCCGGCTGGTGGAACGCGGGCTGGATGTGGTGGCCGTCGACCCGATTCCCGACATGCTGGAGGTCTTGCGCACCTCTTTGCCGGAGACCCGGGCACTGCTGGGCACGGCGGAGGGCATTCCGTTGCCGGACAACAGCGTCGACGTCGTCCTGGTCGCCCAGGCCTGGCATTGGGTGGATCCCGAGCGCGCCATTCCCGAGGTGGCGCGCGTGCTGCGGCCGGGCGGGCGACTGGGCCTGGTGTGGAACACCCGCGACGAGCGGCTGGGCTGGGTGCGGGAGCTGGGCGAGATCATCGGCTCCGACGGTGACCGGGACCGCTTCGACGTCGCGCTGTCCGATGCGTTCACCCAGCCGGAGCGCCACCAGGTCGAGTGGACCAATTACCTTACGCCGCAGGCCCTGATCGACCTCGTCGCGTCGCGCAGCTACTGCATCACCTCACCCACCGAGGTTCGCACCAGGACCCTGGACCAGGTGCGTGAACTGCTGGCCACCCATCCGGCGCTGGCGAATTCGACCGGGCTGGCGCTGCCCTATGTGACCGTGTGCATCAGGGCGACCCTCGCCGGGTGA
- a CDS encoding NADP-dependent isocitrate dehydrogenase, with the protein MSGEHKIKVKGPVVELDGDEMTRVIWKFIKDLLILPHLDINLDYYDLGIENRDRTNDQVTIDAAYAIKRHGVGVKCATITPDEARVSEFNLKKMWLSPNGTIRNILGGTIFREPIVISNVPRLVPGWTKPIVIGRHAFGDQYRATNFKVDKPGTVSITFTPSDGSEPMVHEVVSIPEDGGVVMGMYNFKESVRDFARASLAYGLNAKWPVYLSTKNTILKAYDGMFKDEFQRIYDEEFKDKFEAEGLTYEHRLIDDMVAACLKWEGGYVWACKNYDGDVQSDLVAQGYGSLGLMTSVLMTADGKTVEAEAAHGTVTRHFRQYQAGKPTSTNPIASIFAWTRGLQHRGKLDNTPEVIEFAQTLEDVVVATVESGKMTKDLAILIGPDQEWQQSEEFLDSIAENLEKKLAN; encoded by the coding sequence ATGTCAGGCGAACACAAGATCAAAGTCAAGGGGCCCGTAGTCGAGCTCGACGGTGACGAGATGACCCGCGTCATCTGGAAGTTCATCAAGGACCTGCTGATCCTGCCGCATCTCGACATCAACCTGGATTACTACGACCTCGGCATCGAAAACCGCGATCGCACCAACGACCAGGTGACGATCGACGCCGCGTACGCCATCAAGAGGCACGGCGTCGGCGTCAAGTGCGCCACCATCACCCCCGACGAGGCCCGCGTCTCCGAATTCAACCTGAAGAAGATGTGGCTGTCGCCCAACGGTACGATCCGAAACATCCTGGGCGGCACCATCTTCCGCGAGCCGATCGTGATCTCCAACGTGCCGCGTCTGGTGCCGGGCTGGACCAAGCCGATCGTCATCGGCCGGCACGCCTTCGGCGACCAGTACCGGGCGACGAACTTCAAGGTGGACAAGCCGGGCACCGTCAGCATCACGTTCACGCCGTCGGACGGCAGCGAGCCGATGGTGCACGAGGTGGTGTCCATCCCCGAGGACGGCGGCGTCGTGATGGGGATGTACAACTTCAAGGAATCCGTCCGCGACTTCGCCCGCGCCTCGCTGGCCTACGGCCTGAACGCCAAGTGGCCGGTGTACCTGTCCACCAAGAACACCATCCTCAAGGCCTACGACGGCATGTTCAAAGACGAGTTCCAGCGCATCTACGACGAGGAGTTCAAGGACAAGTTCGAGGCCGAGGGGCTGACCTACGAGCACCGGCTGATCGACGACATGGTGGCCGCCTGCCTCAAGTGGGAGGGCGGGTACGTGTGGGCCTGCAAGAACTACGACGGTGACGTCCAGTCGGACCTCGTCGCGCAGGGTTACGGCTCGCTGGGGCTGATGACGTCGGTGCTGATGACCGCCGACGGCAAGACGGTCGAGGCCGAAGCCGCGCACGGAACCGTCACCCGGCATTTCCGGCAGTACCAGGCCGGCAAGCCGACGTCGACCAACCCGATCGCCTCGATCTTCGCCTGGACGCGTGGGCTGCAGCATCGCGGCAAGCTTGACAACACGCCCGAGGTGATCGAGTTCGCGCAGACCCTGGAGGACGTGGTCGTCGCGACGGTCGAGAGCGGCAAGATGACCAAGGACCTCGCCATCCTCATCGGCCCCGACCAGGAATGGCAGCAGAGCGAGGAGTTCCTCGACTCGATCGCCGAGAACCTGGAAAAGAAGCTGGCTAACTAG
- the metX gene encoding homoserine O-acetyltransferase MetX, giving the protein MTISDVPTQTLPAEGEIGLVHIGSLTTESGAVIDDVCIAVQRWGELSPTRDNVVVVLHALTGDSHITGPAGPGHPTGGWWDGVAGPGAPIDTDRWCAVATNVLGGCRGSTGPSSLARDGKPWGSRFPVISVRDQVEADIAALAALGIDQVAAVVGGSMGGARALEWMVGHPSRVRAGLLLAVGARATADQIGTQTTQIAAIQADPNWQGGDYHGTGRTPDTGLTIARRFAHLTYRGEAELDTRFGNDKQGGEDSRYAVQSYLEHQGDKLLARFDAGSYVTLTEALNSHDVGRGRGGVRKALTGCPVPAVVGGITSDRLYPLRLQEELAELLPGCGGLQIVESICGHDGFLVESEAVGELIRKTLDLAANEGTCRR; this is encoded by the coding sequence GTGACGATCTCCGACGTCCCCACCCAGACGCTGCCGGCCGAAGGCGAGATCGGCCTGGTGCACATCGGCTCGCTGACCACGGAGAGCGGCGCCGTGATCGATGACGTCTGTATCGCCGTTCAGCGCTGGGGTGAGCTGTCGCCGACCCGCGACAACGTGGTGGTGGTGCTGCACGCACTGACCGGCGATTCGCACATCACCGGCCCCGCCGGCCCGGGACATCCGACCGGCGGCTGGTGGGACGGGGTGGCCGGGCCCGGCGCGCCGATCGACACCGACCGCTGGTGCGCGGTGGCCACCAACGTGCTGGGCGGGTGCCGCGGTTCCACCGGGCCCAGCTCGCTGGCCCGGGACGGAAAACCTTGGGGCTCAAGGTTTCCGGTGATCTCCGTGCGCGACCAGGTGGAGGCCGATATCGCCGCCCTGGCCGCGCTGGGAATCGACCAGGTGGCCGCCGTCGTCGGTGGATCCATGGGCGGCGCAAGGGCTTTGGAGTGGATGGTGGGCCATCCCAGCCGGGTCCGGGCCGGGCTGCTGCTTGCGGTCGGCGCGCGCGCGACCGCCGACCAGATCGGCACGCAGACCACGCAGATCGCGGCCATCCAGGCCGACCCGAACTGGCAGGGCGGCGACTACCACGGCACCGGCCGCACACCGGACACCGGGCTGACCATCGCCCGTCGCTTCGCCCACCTGACCTACCGGGGGGAGGCGGAGCTCGACACCCGGTTCGGCAACGACAAGCAGGGGGGCGAGGACAGCCGCTACGCCGTGCAGAGCTACCTGGAGCATCAGGGCGACAAGCTGTTGGCCCGCTTTGACGCGGGCAGCTACGTGACGCTGACCGAGGCGCTGAACAGCCACGACGTCGGCCGCGGTCGCGGCGGGGTGCGCAAGGCCCTGACCGGTTGCCCGGTGCCGGCCGTGGTTGGCGGCATCACCTCCGACCGGCTCTATCCGCTGCGGTTGCAGGAGGAGCTCGCCGAGCTGCTGCCGGGCTGCGGCGGCCTGCAGATCGTCGAGTCGATCTGCGGGCACGACGGCTTCCTGGTGGAATCCGAGGCGGTCGGGGAACTGATTCGCAAGACGCTGGATCTCGCCGCCAACGAAGGCACGTGCCGGCGGTGA
- a CDS encoding alpha/beta fold hydrolase: MLLHPFLLSQAVWEDVARRLADTGRYEVFAPTMAGHNGGPPAGTWFLSSAVLADHVERQMDELGWDTAHIVGNSLGGWVAFELERRGRARSVMGIAPAGGWTRWSPAKFEVIAKFILGIPLLVLAWLFGPKVMRLPFSRQLATYAISASPDGVSDEQLLGCIDDVAHCPAYFQLLVKSLLLHGLRELADNAVPAHLVICEKDRIVPAPRFSRHFTTHLPDDHQVTKLDAVGHIPMFEAPERVADLITEFLDECCPASRGANPSAS; encoded by the coding sequence CTGTTGCTGCATCCGTTCCTGCTGTCGCAGGCGGTCTGGGAGGACGTCGCCCGGCGGCTGGCCGACACCGGGCGCTACGAGGTTTTCGCCCCGACGATGGCCGGCCACAACGGCGGGCCGCCGGCGGGGACCTGGTTTCTGTCCTCGGCGGTGCTGGCCGACCACGTCGAGCGGCAGATGGACGAGCTGGGCTGGGATACCGCGCACATCGTGGGCAACTCGCTGGGTGGATGGGTCGCGTTCGAACTCGAGCGGCGCGGACGGGCGCGCAGCGTGATGGGCATCGCCCCGGCCGGCGGGTGGACGCGATGGAGCCCGGCCAAGTTCGAGGTGATCGCCAAGTTCATCCTGGGCATTCCGCTGCTGGTGCTCGCCTGGCTGTTCGGCCCGAAGGTGATGCGCCTGCCGTTCAGCCGCCAGCTGGCCACCTACGCGATCAGCGCGTCGCCGGACGGGGTGAGCGATGAACAGCTGCTGGGCTGCATCGACGACGTCGCGCACTGCCCGGCCTACTTCCAGCTGCTGGTCAAGTCGCTGCTGCTGCACGGCCTGCGCGAGCTGGCCGACAACGCCGTCCCGGCGCACCTGGTGATCTGCGAAAAGGACCGGATCGTGCCCGCACCCAGGTTCAGCCGGCATTTCACCACGCATCTGCCCGACGACCACCAGGTCACCAAGCTCGACGCCGTGGGGCACATCCCGATGTTCGAGGCGCCGGAGCGCGTCGCCGACCTGATCACCGAATTCCTCGACGAGTGCTGCCCGGCGAGCCGGGGCGCCAACCCCTCGGCTAGTTAG
- a CDS encoding NADP-dependent isocitrate dehydrogenase, which produces MSAVQPTVIYTLTDEAPLLATYAFLPIVRAFAEPAGIEIKTSDISVAARILAEFGDDLTEDQRVPDNLGELGRLTKLPDTNIIKLPNISASVPQLIAAVKELQGKGFKIPDFPQSPKTDEDKEIRARYGKCLGSAVNPVLRQGNSDRRAPKAVKEYARRHPHSMGEWSPASRTHVATMRQGDFYHGEKSMTLDRARNVKMVLQTKSGKTLELKPRVELREGDVIDSMFMSKKALVEFYEEQMQDAYETGVMFSLHVKATMMKVSHPIVFGHAVKVFYKDAFAKHQELFDELGVDVNNGLVDLYSKIESLPASLHEEIIRDLHACHEHRPELAMVDSAKGITNFHSPSDVIVDASMPAMIRAGGKMWGADGRQKDTKAVNPESTFSRIYQEIINFCKTHGQFDPTTMGTVPNVGLMAQQAEEYGSHDKTFEIPEDGVADIVDLDTGEVLLTQNVEEGDIWRMPIVTDEAIRDWVKLAVTRARNSGMTAVFWLDTERPHEVELRKKVKAYLKEHDTEGLDINIMPQVWAMRYTLERAMRGQDTIAVTGNILRDYLTDLFPILELGTSAKMLSIVPLMAGGGMYETGAGGSAPKHVHQLLEENHLRWDSLGEFLALGACFEDIGIKTDNERAKILAKTLDAAIGRLLEDNKSPSRKAGELDNRGSQFYLALYWAQELAQSDDEELREHFAALADSLSKNEETIVAELAEAQGETVDIGGYYYPDSEKTTAVMRPSKTFNEALAASQG; this is translated from the coding sequence GTGAGCGCCGTACAGCCGACCGTCATCTACACACTGACCGACGAGGCGCCGTTGCTGGCGACCTACGCGTTCCTTCCGATCGTGCGCGCGTTCGCCGAGCCGGCGGGCATCGAGATCAAGACCAGTGACATCTCCGTGGCTGCACGGATCCTCGCCGAGTTCGGCGACGACCTGACCGAAGACCAGCGCGTTCCCGACAACCTGGGGGAGCTGGGCCGGCTGACGAAGCTGCCGGACACCAACATCATCAAGCTGCCGAACATCAGCGCCTCGGTGCCCCAGCTGATCGCCGCCGTCAAGGAGCTGCAGGGCAAGGGATTCAAGATTCCGGACTTCCCGCAGAGTCCGAAGACCGACGAGGACAAAGAGATCCGCGCCCGCTACGGCAAGTGCCTGGGCAGTGCGGTCAACCCGGTGCTGCGGCAGGGCAACTCGGACCGGCGCGCGCCCAAGGCCGTCAAGGAGTACGCGCGCAGGCACCCGCACAGCATGGGGGAGTGGTCCCCGGCCTCGCGCACGCACGTCGCCACCATGCGCCAGGGCGACTTCTATCACGGCGAGAAGTCGATGACGCTGGATCGCGCGCGCAACGTGAAGATGGTGCTTCAGACCAAGAGCGGGAAGACCCTGGAGCTCAAGCCCAGGGTCGAGCTGCGCGAAGGCGACGTCATCGATTCCATGTTCATGAGCAAGAAGGCCCTGGTCGAGTTCTACGAGGAACAGATGCAGGACGCCTACGAGACCGGCGTGATGTTCTCGCTGCACGTCAAGGCGACCATGATGAAGGTGTCGCATCCGATCGTCTTCGGCCACGCCGTGAAGGTCTTCTACAAGGACGCCTTCGCCAAGCACCAGGAGCTCTTCGACGAGCTCGGCGTCGACGTCAACAACGGGCTGGTCGATCTCTACAGCAAGATCGAGTCGCTGCCCGCGTCGTTGCACGAGGAGATCATCCGCGACCTGCATGCCTGCCACGAGCACCGCCCGGAGCTGGCGATGGTCGATTCGGCCAAGGGCATCACCAACTTTCATTCGCCCAGCGACGTGATCGTGGACGCGTCGATGCCGGCGATGATCCGCGCCGGCGGCAAGATGTGGGGCGCCGACGGGCGGCAGAAGGACACCAAGGCCGTCAACCCCGAGTCCACCTTCTCCCGCATCTACCAAGAGATCATCAATTTCTGTAAGACCCACGGGCAGTTCGACCCGACGACGATGGGCACCGTGCCCAACGTCGGCCTGATGGCGCAGCAGGCCGAGGAGTACGGCTCGCACGACAAGACGTTCGAGATCCCCGAGGACGGCGTCGCCGACATCGTCGACCTCGACACCGGGGAGGTGCTGCTCACCCAGAACGTGGAGGAGGGCGACATCTGGCGGATGCCGATCGTCACCGACGAGGCGATCCGGGACTGGGTCAAGCTGGCCGTCACCCGGGCGCGTAACTCGGGCATGACGGCGGTGTTCTGGCTCGACACCGAACGGCCGCACGAGGTGGAGCTGCGCAAGAAGGTCAAGGCCTACCTCAAGGAGCACGACACCGAGGGCCTGGACATCAACATCATGCCGCAGGTGTGGGCGATGAGGTACACGCTGGAGCGCGCGATGCGCGGGCAGGACACCATCGCCGTGACCGGAAACATCCTGCGCGACTACCTCACCGACCTGTTCCCCATCCTGGAGCTGGGCACCAGCGCCAAGATGCTGTCGATCGTGCCGCTGATGGCCGGTGGCGGCATGTACGAAACCGGGGCGGGCGGTTCGGCGCCCAAGCACGTCCACCAGTTGCTCGAGGAGAACCACCTGCGTTGGGACTCTCTCGGTGAATTCCTCGCTCTCGGAGCGTGTTTCGAAGACATCGGCATCAAGACCGACAACGAGCGCGCCAAGATCCTGGCCAAGACGCTGGACGCCGCGATCGGCAGGCTGCTGGAGGACAACAAGAGCCCGTCGCGCAAGGCCGGGGAGCTCGACAACCGCGGCAGCCAGTTCTACCTGGCGCTGTACTGGGCGCAGGAACTCGCGCAATCCGACGACGAGGAGCTGCGTGAGCACTTCGCCGCGCTGGCCGACTCGTTGAGCAAGAACGAGGAGACCATCGTGGCCGAGCTCGCCGAGGCGCAGGGCGAGACGGTCGACATCGGCGGCTACTACTACCCGGACAGCGAGAAGACGACTGCAGTCATGCGGCCGAGCAAGACATTCAACGAAGCGCTAGCCGCTTCGCAGGGCTAA